A genome region from Pseudorca crassidens isolate mPseCra1 chromosome 20, mPseCra1.hap1, whole genome shotgun sequence includes the following:
- the KMT2B gene encoding histone-lysine N-methyltransferase 2B isoform X4 yields the protein MVQALTELLRRAQAPPAPRSRALKHRTGSWKCKEGPGPGPGTPKRGGQSGRGGRGGRGRGRGGLPLVIKFVSKAKKVKMGQLSLGLESGQGQDQHEESWQDATQGRVGSGQGEGPCWRKEQKLEEDGEEEKEAKDKEEEEEKEERAVAEEEMVPAEEKEEAKLPSPPLTPPAPPPPPSLPPRSTSPPSPLCPPPPPVSPPPPPSPPPPPAPEEQAESPPPVVPATCSRKRGRPPLTPSQRAEREAARAGPEGTSPPTPVPSTTTGGPLEDSPTVAPKSTTFLKNIRQFIMPVVSARSSRVIKTPRRFMDEDPPKPSKVEVSPTLRPPVATSPLAPQEPAPAPSPPRAPTPPPTPAPLPEKRRSILREPTFRWTSLTRELPPPPPAPPPAPPPLPAPVTPSRRPLLLRAPQFTPSEAHLKIYESVLTTPLGAPEAPEPEPPPADDSPAEPEPRAVGRTNHLSLPRFAPVVATPVKAEVPPPGAPAPSSGQQPQAQLQQPVQALHTQLLPPALPPQQSQLQPQLQLQPPPPQQPPPLEKARTAGLGSLPLSGVEEKMFSLLKRAKVQLIKIDQQQQQKVASLMPSSPGGQMEEVVGAVTQIPDRGSVRSEDESMETKRERPSGPESPVQGPRIKHVCRHAAVALGQARAMVPEDVPRLSALPLRDRQDLATEDTSSASETESVPSRSRRGKVEPTGPGGDSEPAGSGGTLAHAPRRSLPSHHGKKMRMARCGHCRGCLRVQDCGSCVNCLDKPKFGGPNTKKQCCVYRKCDKIEARKMERLAKKGRTIVKTLLPWDSDESPEASPGPPGPRRGAGAGGPREEVVAPPGPEEQDSLLLQRKSARRCVKQRPSYDIFEDSDDSEPGGPPAPRRRTPRENELPVPEPEEQSRPRKPTLQPVLQLKARRRLDKDALAPGPFVSFPNGWTGKQKSPDGVHRVRVDFKEDCDLENVWLMGGLSVLTSVPGGPPMVCLLCASKGLHELVFCQVCCDPFHPFCLEEAERPLPQHHDAWCCRRCKFCHVCGRKGRGSKHLLECERCRHAYHPACLGPSYPTRATRKRRHWICSACVRCKSCGATPGKNWDVEWSGDYSLCPRCTQLYEKGNYCPICTRCYEDNDYESKMMQCAQCDHWVHAKCEGLSDEDYEILSGLPDSVLYTCGPCAGATHPRWREALSGALQGGLRQVLQGLLSSKVAGPLLLCTQCGQDGKQLHPGPCDLHAVSQRFEDGHYKSVHSFMEDVVGILMRHSEEGETPERRAGGQTKGLLLKLLESAFGWFDAHDPKYWRRSTRLPNGVLPNAVLPPSLDHVYAQWRQQEPETPESGQPPGDPSTAFQGKDSAAFSHLEDPRQCALCLKYGDADSKEAGRLLYIGQNEWTHVNCAIWSAEVFEENDGSLKNVHAAVARGRQMRCELCLKPGATVGCCLSSCLSNFHFMCARASYCIFQDDKKVFCQKHTDLLDGKEIVTPDGFDVLRRVYVDFEGINFKRKFLTGLEPDAINVLIGSIRIDSLGTLSDLSDCEGRLFPIGYQCSRLYWSTVDARRRCWYRCRILEYRPWGPREEPVHLEAAEENQTIVHSPAPSSEPPDHVDPPPDTGALIPRAPEHHSPVENQDPPLRPDPSSAPPPAPRSFSGARIKVPNYSPSRRPLGGVSFGPLPSPGSPSSLTHHIPTVGDPDFPAPPRRSRRPSPLASRLPPSRRASPPLRTSPQLRVPPPTSVVRALTPTSGELAPPGRAPSPPPPPEDLGPDFEDMEVVSGLSAADLDFAASLLGTEPFQEEIVAAGAVGSSHGGPGDSSEEEASPTPRYVHFPVTVVSGPALAPGALPGAPRIEQLDGVDDGTDSEAEAVQQPRGQGTPPSGPGAGRAGVIGAAGDRARPPEDLPSEIVDFVLKNLGGPGEGGTGPREEPLPPAPPLANGSQPPQGLPPSPADPTRTFAWLPGAPGVRVLSLGPAPEPPKPATSKIILVNKLGQVFVKMAGEGEPVSPPVKQPPLPPPIPPTAPASWTLPPGPLLGVLPVVGVVRPAPPPPPPPLTLVLSSGPPSPPRQAIRVKRVSTFSGRSPPAPPPSKTPRLEEDGESSEDPQQGPGLCGSGFSRVRMKTPTVRGVLDLDEPGEPTWGESPRPLQDRSPLLPLPEGGPPRAPDGPSDLLLESQWHHYSGEASSSEEEPPSPEDKENQAPKRAGPHLRFEISSEDGFSVEAESLEGAWRILIEKVQEARGHARLRHLSFSGMSGARLLGIHHDAVIFLAEQLPGAQRCQHYKFRYHQQGEGQEEPPLNPHGAARAEVYLRKCTFDMFNFLASQHRVLPEGATCDEEEDEVQLRSTRRATSLELPMAMRFRHLKKTSKEAVGVYRSAIHGRGLFCKRNIDAGEMVIEYSGIVIRSVLTDKREKFYDGKGIGCYMFRMDDFDVVDATMHGNAARFINHSCEPNCFSRVIHVEGQKHIVIFALRRILRGEELTYDYKFPIEDASNKLPCNCGAKRCRRFLN from the exons ATGGTGCAGGCACTGACTGAACTTCTCCGGCGGGCCCAGGCACCCCCAGCCCCCCGGAGCCGGGCAT TAAAACACCGAACTGGCAGCTGGAAGTGCAAGGAGGGGCCCGGCCCAGGACCTGGGACCCCCAAGCGTGGAGGACAGTCTGGGCGAGGAGGCCGTGGAGGCAGGGGCCGAGGCCGAGGCGGGCTCCCCCTCGTGATCAAGTTTGTTTCAAAGGCCAAAAAAGTGAAGATGGGACAATTGTCCTTGGGACTTGAATCAGGTCAGGGTCAAGATCAACATGAAGAAAGCTGGCAGGATGCCACTCAAGGAAGAGTTGGGTCTGGACAGGGAGAGGGCCCCTGCTGGAGGAAGgagcagaagctggaggaggacggagaggaggagaaagaagcgaaagacaaggaggaggaggaagagaaggaagagcgaGCTGTAGCCGAGGAAGAGATGGTGCCggctgaggaaaaggaagaggcgAAGCTGCCGTCACCACCCCTGActcctccagcccctccacctcccccttccctcccaccccgctCAACATCTCCTCcatccccactttgccctccaccaCCCCCAGTGTCTCCTCCGCCCCCACCATCCCCTCCACCGCCTCCTGCCCCAGAGGAGCAGGCAGAATCCCCTCCTCCCGTGGTCCCAGCTACATGCTCCAGGAAGAGGGGTCGGCCTCCCCTGACTCCCAGCCAGCGGGCAGAGCGGGAAGCTGCTCGGGCAGGGCCAGAGGGCACCTCTCCTCCCACTCCAGTCCCCAGCACCACCACAGGAGGCCCTCTGGAAGACAGCCCCACTGTGGCCCCCAAAAGTACCACCTTTCTGAAGAACATCCGGCAGTTTATCATGCCCGTGGTGAGTGCCCGCTCTTCCCGTGTCATCAAGACGCCCCGGCGATTTATGGATGAAGACCCGCCCAAACCCTCAAAGGTGGAGGTCTCACCTACTCTACGGCCTCCTGTTGCCACCTCCCCACTCGCACCACAGGAACCAGCGCCAGCCCCGTCTCCACCGCGTGCCCCAACTCCTCCACctaccccagccccactccctgaGAAGAGACGGTCCATCCTAAGGGAACCCACATTTCGCTGGACCTCACTGACCCGGgaactgccccctcctccccctgctccTCCACCGGCCCCACCCCCGCTTCCTGCACCCGTCACTCCGTCCCGGAGGCCCCTGCTCCTTCGGGCCCCTCAGTTTACCCCAAGCGAAGCCCACCTGAAGATCTACGAATCGGTGCTTACTACTCCTCTTGGGGCCCCTGAAGCCCCTGAGCCAGAGCCGCCTCCCGCCGATGACTCTCCAGCTGAGCCTGAGCCGCGGGCAGTGGGCCGCACGAACCACCTCAGCTTGCCTCGATTTGCCCCTGTGGTCGCCACTCCTGTTAAGGCCGAGGTGCCGCCTCCTGGGGCTCCAGCTCCAAGCAGTGGGCAGCAGCCTCAGGCTCAGCTGCAGCAGCCCGTACAGGCCTTGCACACCCAGCTGCTGCCTCCAGCGCTACCACCACAGCAGTCACAACTACAGCCGCAGTTACAGCTGCAGCCGCCGCCACCGCAGCAGCCGCCACCACTGGAAAAGGCCCGGACTGCAGGCCTGGGTTCCTTACCGCTGTCTGGTGTGGAGGAGAAAATGTTCAGCCTCCTCAAGAGAGCCAAGGTGCAGCTAATCAAGAtcgaccagcagcagcagcagaaggtgGCGTCTTTGATGCCG TCAAGCCCTGGAGGGCAGATGGAGGAAGTTGTGGGGGCTGTCACGCAGATCCCAGACAGAGGTTCTGTCAGGTCTGAAGATGAATCGATGGAAACTAAGAGAGAGAGACCGTCG GGCCCCGAGTCCCCTGTGCAAGGCCCCCGCATCAAACATGTCTGCCGTCACGCTGCTGTGGCCCTTGGTCAGGCCCGGGCCATGGTACCCGAAGACGTCCCCCGCCTCAGTGCTCTCCCTCTCCGGGATCGGCAGGACCTCGCCACAGAGG ATACGTCGTCAGCATCTGAGACTGAGAGTGTCCCATCTCGGTCCCGGCGGGGAAAGGTGGAGCCAACAGGGCCTGGGGGAGACTCAGAGCCTGCGGGGTCTGGAGGGACCCTGGCACATGCACCCCGGCGCTCACTGCCCTCCCATCATGGCAAGAAGATGCGGATGGCACGGTGTGGACACTGTCGGGGCTGCCTGCGTGTGCAGGACTGTGGGTCCTGTGTCAACTGCCTGGACAAGCCCAAGTTTGGGGGCCCCAACACCAAGAAGCAGTGCTGTGT ATACCGGAAGTGTGACAAGATAGAGGCTCGCAAGATGGAACGGCTGGCCAAAAAAG GCCGGACGATAGTGAAGACGCTGTTGCCCTGGGATTCCGATGAATCTCCTGAGGCCTCCCCTGGTCCTCCAGGCCCACGCCGGGGGGCGGGAGCTGGGGGGCCCCGGGAGGAGGTGGTGGCCCCCCCGGGGCCCGAGGAGCAGGACTCCCTCCTACTGCAGCGCAAGTCAGCCCGGCGCTGCGTCAAACAGCGACCCTCCTATGATATCTTCGAGGACTCGGATGACTCAGAGCCCGGGGGTCCCCCTGCTCCTCGGCGTCGGACCCCCCGAGAGAATG AGCTGCCAGTACCAGAACCAGAGGAGCAGAGTCGGCCCCGCAAACCCACCCTGCAGCCTGTGTTGCAGCTCAAGGCCCGAAGGCGCCTGGACAAG GACGCTTTGGCCCCTGGCCCTTTTGTCTCTTTTCCCAATGGCTGGACTGGAAAACAAAAGTCCCCTGATGGCGTGCACCGGGTTCGTGTGGATTTTAAG GAGGATTGTGATCTGGAGAACGTGTGGCTGATGGGCGGCCTGAGCGTACTCACCTCCGTGCCAGGGGGACCACCGATGGtgtgcttgctgtgtgccagcaAAGGCCTGCATGAG ctggTGTTCTGCCAAGTCTGCTGTGACCCTTTCCACCCATTCTGCCTGGAGGAGGCCGAGCGGCCCCTGCCCCAACATCATGACGCTTGGTGCTGCCGCCGCTGCAAGTTCTGCCATGTCTGCGGGCGCAAAGGCCGGGGATCCAAG CACCTCCTGGAGTGCGAGCGCTGCCGCCATGCTTACCACCCAGCCTGCCTGGGGCCCAGCTACCCAACCCGGGCCACACGCAAACGGCGCCACTGG ATCTGCTCAGCCTGCGTGCGCTGTAAGAGCTGTGGGGCGACTCCAGGCAAGAACTGGGACGTCGAGTGGTCGGGAGATTACAGCCTCTGCCCCAGGTGCACCCAGCTCTATGAGAAAG GAAACTACTGCCCGATCTGCACACGCTGCTATGAAGACAACGACTACGAGAGCAAGATGATGCAGTGCGCCCAGTGTGACCACTGGGTGCACGCGAAGTGTGAGGGGCTCTCAG ATGAAGACTATGAGATCCTTTCGGGGCTGCCAGACTCGGTGCTGTACACCTGTGGGCCATGTGCTGGGGCCACGCACCCCCGCTGGCGAGAGGCCCTGAGTGGGGCCCTGCAGGGGGGCCTGCGCCAGGTGCTCCAGGGCCTGCTGAGCTCCAAGGTGGCAGGCCCACTGCTGCTGTGCACCCAG TGTGGGCAGGATGGAAAGCAACTGCACCCAGGGCCCTGTGATCTGCACGCTGTGAGCCAGCGCTTTGAGGATGGCCACTACAAGTCCGTG CACAGCTTCATGGAGGATGTGGTAGGCATCCTGATGAGGCACTCGGAAGAAGGAGAGACGCCGGAGCGCCGGGCTGGAGGCCAGACGAAGGGGCTCCTACTGAAG CTGCTAGAGTCTGCGTTCGGCTGGTTCGACGCCCACGACCCCAAGTACTGGCGACGGAGTACCCGGCTGCCCAA CGGAGTCCTCCCCAATGCCGTGTTGCCCCCTTCCCTGGACCATGTCTACGCTCAGTGGAGGCAGCAGGAACCAGAGACCCCAGAATCAGGGCAGCCTCCAGGGGATCCCTCAACAG CTTTCCAAGGCAAGGATTCAGCTGCTTTCTCACACCTGGAGGACCCCCGTCAGTGTGCGCTGTGCCTCAAATATGGGGATGCAGACTCTAAG gaGGCAGGGCGGCTTCTGTACATCGGGCAGAATGAGTGGACACACGTCAACTGTGCCATCTGGTCAGCCGAAGTGTTCGAAGAAAATGACGGCTCCCTCAAGAACGTGCACGCTGCTGTGGCTCGAGGGAGGCAGATG CGCTGTGAGCTCTGCCTGAAGCCTGGAGCCACGGTGGGCTGCTGCCTTTCCTCCTGCCTCAGCAACTTCCACTTCATGTGTGCCCGGGCCAGCTACTGCATCTTCCAGGATGACAAGAAAGTTTTCTGCCAGAAACACACAGACCTGCTGGATGGCAAG GAGATCGTGACCCCTGACGGTTTTGATGTTCTCCGCCGAGTCTATGTGGACTTTGAGGGTATCAACTTCAAGCGAAAGTTCTTGACGGGGCTTGAACCTGATGCCATCAATGTGCTCATTG GCTCCATCCGAATCGACTCCTTGGGCACTCTCTCTGACCTCTCAGACTGCGAAGGACGGCTCTTCCCCATTGGCTACCA GTGCTCCCGTCTGTACTGGAGCACAGTAGATGCTCGGCGGCGCTGCTGGTATCGGTGTCGAATTCTGGAGTATCGGCCATGGGGGCCGAGGGAAGAGCCGGTTCACCTGGAGGCGGCAGAGGAGAACCAGACCATTGTGCACAGCCCCGCCCCTTCCTCAG AGCCCCCAGATCATGTGGACCCCCCACCAGATACAGGTGCCCTTATCCCCAGAGCTCCTGAGCACCACTCACCCGTTGAGAACCAGGACCCCCCACTTCGGCCGGATCCAAGCAgcgccccacctccagccccccgCTCCTTCTCGGGGGCTCGAATCAAAGTGCCCAACTACTCACCATCCCGGAGGCCCTTGGGGGGTGTCTCCTTTggacccctgccctcccctg GAAGCCCATCTTCTCTGACCCACCACATCCCTACGGTGGGAGACCCGGACTTCCCAGCTCCCCCAAGACGCTCCCGTCGTCCCAGCCCCCTGGCTTCCAGGCTGCCACCATCACGGCGGGCCTCTCCCCCTCTCAGAACCTCTCCTCAGCTCAGGGTGCCCCCTCCTACCTCAGTCGTTAGAGCCCTCACACCTACCTCAGGGGAGCTGGCTCCCCCTGGCCGGGCCCCATCTCCTCCACCACCCCCTGAAGACCTGGGCCCAGACTTTGAGGACATGGAGGTGGTGTCAGGACTGAGTGCTGCTGACCTGGACTTCGCGGCCAGCCTGCTGGGGACTGAGCCCTTCCAGGAAGAGATTGTGGCTGCAGGGGCGGTGGGGAGCAGCCACGGGGGCCCAGGGGACAGCTCGGAGGAGGAGGCCAGCCCCACCCCCCGCTACGTCCACTTCCCTGTGACTGTGGTGTctggccctgccctggcccctggAGCCCTCCCTGGAGCCCCCCGCATTGAACAGCTGGACGGAGTGGATGATGGTACCGACAGTGAGGCCGAGGCAGTCCAGCAGCCTCGGGGCCAGGGGACTCCACCTTCAGGGCCAGGAGCAGGCCGGGCTGGGGTCATCGGGGCTGCAGGGGACAGGGCTCGACCTCCCGAGGACTTGCCGTCAGAAATTGTGGATTTCGTGTTGAAGAACTTaggggggcctggggaggggggcactGGGCCTAGAGAGGAGCCACTCCCCCCAGCACCTCCCTTGGCCAATGGCAGCCAGCCCCCTCAGGGCCTGCCCCCTAGCCCAGCTGACCCCACCCGGACGTTTGCCTGGCTCCCTGGGGCCCCAGGGGTCCGGGTATTGAGCCTGGGCCCTGCCCCCGAGCCCCCCAAACCTGCCACATCCAAGATCATCCTGGTCAACAAGCTGGGGCAGGTGTTCGTAAAGATGGCAGGGGAGGGTGAACCTGTCTCACCCCCAGTGAAGCAaccacctctgccccctcccatcccccccacaGCCCCTGCTTCCTGGACTctgcccccaggccccctgctggGTGTGTTGCCAGTAGTAGGGGTGGtccgccctgcccctcccccacccccccctccACTGACGCTGGTGTTGAGCAGTGggccccccagcccaccccgccAGGCCATCCGTGTCAAAAGGGTGTCCACCTTCTCTGGCCGTTCCCCACCAGCACCTCCCCCAAGCAAAACTCCCCGGCTGGAGGAAGATGGAGAGTCCTCGGAGGACCCCCAGCAGGGTCCAGGGCTTTGTGGCAGCGG GTTTAGCCGAGTGAGGATGAAAACGCCCACTGTGCGTGGAGTTCTCGACCTGGATGAACCTGGGGAGCCCACCTGGGGGGAAAGCCCGAG GCCCCTCCAGGACCGGTCCCCTCTGCTGCCACTTCCAGAAGGTGGTCCTCCCCGGGCCCCCGATGGTCCCTCTGACCTGCTGCTTGAGTCCCAGTGGCACCACTACTCAG GTGAGGCTTCAAGCTCTGAGGAAGAGCCTCCATCCCCAGAGGACAAAGAGAACCAGGCCCCTAAACGGGCTGGCCCACACCTGCGTTTCGAGATCAGCAGTGAGGATGGGTTCAGCGTGGAGGCCGAGAGCTTGGAGG GGGCATGGAGAATTCTGATTGAGAAGGTGCAAGAGGCCCGAGGGCATGCCCGGCTCAGACATCTCTCCTTTAGTG GAATGAGTGGGGCAAGGCTCCTGGGCATCCACCACGATGCTGTCATCTTCCTGGCAGAGCAACTGCCCGGAGCTCAGCGCTGCCAGCACTATAAATTCCGCTACCACCAGCAGGGAGAGGGCCAGGAGGAGCCACCCCTGAATCCCCATGGGGCAGCCCGCGCTGAGGTCTATCTCCG gAAGTGCACCTTTGACATGTTCAACTTCCTGGCCTCCCAGCACCGGGTGCTCCCTGAGGGAGCCACCTGTGACGAGGAAGAGGATGAGGTGCAGCTCAGGTCAACCAG ACGCGCCACCAGTCTGGAGCTGCCCATGGCCATGCGCTTTCGCCACCTCAAGAAGACATCCAAAGAGGCTGTAGGTGTCTACAG ATCTGCCATCCACGGGCGGGGCCTGTTCTGTAAACGCAACATCGATGCTGGCGAGATGGTCATTGAGTACTCTGGTATTGTCATTCGCTCTGTGCTGACTGACAAGCGGGAGAAGTTCTATGATGGGAAG GGCATTGGGTGCTACATGTTCCGCATGGATGACTTTGATGTGGTGGATGCCACCATGCATGGCAATGCCGCCCGCTTCATCAACCACTCGTGTGAGCCCAATTGCTTCTCTCGAGTCATCCACGTGGAGGGCCAGAAGCACATCGTCATCTTTGCCCTGCGCCGCATCCTGCGTGGCGAGGAGCTCACCTATGACTACAAGTTTCCCATTGAGGATGCCAGCAACAAGCTGCCCTGCAACTGTGGCGCCAAGCGCTGCCGTCGGTTCCTTAACTGA